A single Cyprinus carpio isolate SPL01 chromosome A20, ASM1834038v1, whole genome shotgun sequence DNA region contains:
- the LOC109085812 gene encoding frizzled-3-like isoform X2 has product MDLLWVLYSMLTVCMAINMEATGSHSMFTCEPITLRMCQGLAYNTTFMPNLLNHYDQQTAALAMEPFHPMVNLECSTEIRPFLCALYAPVCTEYGRVTLPCRRLCQRAKSDCYKLMDMFGVTWPDEMECSRFPDCDESYPRTIDLLPSSDGTEESPSSVQRDYGFWCPRELKIEPDLGYSFMGVRDCSPPCPNMYFREDELIFARYFIGVVSIVCLSATLFTFLTFLIDVGRFRYPERPIIFYAVCYMMVSLVFFLGFLLEDRVSCNAASPGRFRASTVTQGSHNKACTLLFMTLYFFTMAGSVWWVILTITWFLAAVPKWGSEAIEKKALLFHAVAWGIPGALTITLMAMNKIEGDSMSGVCFVGLYDLMALRWFLLVPLALDVVVGVVLLLAGIAALNRVRMEIPLEKENQDKLVKFMIRIGVFSVLYLVPLLTVIGCYLYEQSHRSVWETTWVQERCREYHIPCPFKVEQTSRPDIALFLIKYLMMLVVGIPSVFWVGSKKTCFEWASFFNGHRRKDTVHESRQVLQEPDFTQLLLRDPNTPVVRKSRGTSTQGTSTHASSTHLAMLDEPPSASTSRAGSMRSKSSSFHGSLHRSRDGRYTACSYRGVEERTPRLDDPLQHCSVNRLNSHSRHGSLQRLESQSRHSSVRDLTITAQAIQSSPGNGIHRVVGEDATMA; this is encoded by the exons ATGGATCTCCTTTGGGTTCTGTACTCCATGCTGACTGTATGTATGGCCATCAATATGGAAGCTACCGGAAGCCATAGCATGTTTACCTGTGAGCCTATCACTTTAAGGATGTGCCAGGGTCTTGCCTACAATACCACCTTCATGCCTAACCTTCTAAATCACTATGATCAGCAGACCGCTGCTCTCGCCATGGAG CCCTTTCATCCCATGGTGAACTTGGAGTGTTCTACTGAAATACGGCCGTTCCTGTGTGCCCTTTACGCACCCGTGTGCACCGAGTACGGCCGCGTGACCCTGCCATGTCGGCGCCTGTGCCAGCGTGCCAAGAGCGATTGCTACAAGCTGATGGACATGTTTGGGGTCACCTGGCCAGATGAGATGGAGTGTAGCAG ATTTCCAGACTGTGATGAGTCTTACCCCCGAACAATAGACCTGCTCCCGAGCAGTGACGGGACGGAGGAATCTCCCTCATCAGTTCAGCGGGACTATGGCTTCTGGTGCCCACGAGAGCTGAAGATTGAACCTGATTTGGGCTACTCGTTCATGGGCGTGCGTGACTGCTCACCTCCCTGCCCGAACATGTACTTCCGTGAAGACGAGCTCATCTTCGCCCGCTATTTCATTGGCGTTGTCTCTATAGTCTGCCTGTCGGCGACGCTCTTCACTTTCCTGACCTTCCTCATCGATGTCGGGCGCTTCCGTTACCCTGAGCGGCCCATCATTTTCTACGCGGTCTGCTACATGATGGTATCCCTAGTCTTCTTCCTGGGCTTCCTGCTGGAGGATCGCGTGTCATGCAACGCAGCAAGCCCGGGTCGTTTCCGCGCCTCCACCGTCACCCAGGGCTCTCACAACAAGGCCTGCACGCTGCTCTTCATGACGCTGTACTTCTTCACCATGGCTGGAAGCGTTTGGTGGGTCATCCTCACCATCACCTGGTTCCTGGCGGCCGTTCCCAAATGGGGAAGTGAAGCTATCGAGAAGAAGGCTTTGCTGTTCCATGCGGTGGCTTGGGGCATCCCGGGAGCCCTTACCATCACCCTCATGGCTATGAACAAAATAGAAGGTGACAGCATGAGCGGCGTTTGTTTCGTGGGGCTCTATGACCTCATGGCCTTGCGCTGGTTTCTCTTGGTGCCTCTCGCATTGGATGTGGTCGTAGGCGTGGTGCTGCTGTTAGCGGGTATTGCAGCGCTGAATAGGGTCCGGATGGAGATTCCTCTGGAGAAGGAGAACCAGGACAAACTGGTGAAGTTCATGATCCGGATCGGCGTGTTCTCCGTCCTGTATCTGGTGCCTCTGCTGACAGTCATTGGATGCTATCTGTATGAGCAGAGCCACAGATCAGTTTGGGAGACCACCTGGGTACAGGAGCGCTGTAGAGAGTATCACATCCCCTGCCCGTTTAAG GTGGAACAGACAAGCAGGCCAGATATCGCCTTGTTCCTCATCAAGTACCTGATGATGCTGGTGGTGGGAATCCCGTCAGTGTTTTGGGTCGGCAGTAAAAAGACCTGCTTCGAGTGGGCCAGTTTCTTCAATGGGCATCGCAGAAAAGA CACAGTGCACGAAAGCAGACAGGTGCTACAGGAGCCCGACTTCACCCAGCTCCTCCTCAGGGACCCCAACACCCCAGTGGTGAGGAAGTCTAGAGGCACCTCAACGCAGGGCACCTCCACCCACGCCTCCTCCACGCACCTTGCCATGTTGGACGAGCCCCCCAGTGCCAGCACCAGCCGCGCGGGCAGCATGCGCAGCAAATCAAGCAGCTTCCACGGCAGCCTGCACCGCTCCAGAGATGGCAG GTACACAGCTTGCAGTTATCGTGGTGTTGAGGAACGCACCCCACGCCTCGATGATCCGCTCCAGCACTGCAGCGTCAACCGTCTCAACAGCCATTCACGGCACGGCAGTCTGCAGCGCCTGGAGAGCCAATCACGGCACAGCAGTGTGCGAGACCTCACCATCACAGCACAGGCCATCCAAAGCAGCCCTGGCAATGGCATTCACCGCGTTGTAGGGGAGGATGCGACCATGGCGTGA
- the LOC109085812 gene encoding frizzled-3-like isoform X1: MDLLWVLYSMLTVCMAINMEATGSHSMFTCEPITLRMCQGLAYNTTFMPNLLNHYDQQTAALAMEPFHPMVNLECSTEIRPFLCALYAPVCTEYGRVTLPCRRLCQRAKSDCYKLMDMFGVTWPDEMECSRFPDCDESYPRTIDLLPSSDGTEESPSSVQRDYGFWCPRELKIEPDLGYSFMGVRDCSPPCPNMYFREDELIFARYFIGVVSIVCLSATLFTFLTFLIDVGRFRYPERPIIFYAVCYMMVSLVFFLGFLLEDRVSCNAASPGRFRASTVTQGSHNKACTLLFMTLYFFTMAGSVWWVILTITWFLAAVPKWGSEAIEKKALLFHAVAWGIPGALTITLMAMNKIEGDSMSGVCFVGLYDLMALRWFLLVPLALDVVVGVVLLLAGIAALNRVRMEIPLEKENQDKLVKFMIRIGVFSVLYLVPLLTVIGCYLYEQSHRSVWETTWVQERCREYHIPCPFKVEQTSRPDIALFLIKYLMMLVVGIPSVFWVGSKKTCFEWASFFNGHRRKDSTVHESRQVLQEPDFTQLLLRDPNTPVVRKSRGTSTQGTSTHASSTHLAMLDEPPSASTSRAGSMRSKSSSFHGSLHRSRDGRYTACSYRGVEERTPRLDDPLQHCSVNRLNSHSRHGSLQRLESQSRHSSVRDLTITAQAIQSSPGNGIHRVVGEDATMA, from the exons ATGGATCTCCTTTGGGTTCTGTACTCCATGCTGACTGTATGTATGGCCATCAATATGGAAGCTACCGGAAGCCATAGCATGTTTACCTGTGAGCCTATCACTTTAAGGATGTGCCAGGGTCTTGCCTACAATACCACCTTCATGCCTAACCTTCTAAATCACTATGATCAGCAGACCGCTGCTCTCGCCATGGAG CCCTTTCATCCCATGGTGAACTTGGAGTGTTCTACTGAAATACGGCCGTTCCTGTGTGCCCTTTACGCACCCGTGTGCACCGAGTACGGCCGCGTGACCCTGCCATGTCGGCGCCTGTGCCAGCGTGCCAAGAGCGATTGCTACAAGCTGATGGACATGTTTGGGGTCACCTGGCCAGATGAGATGGAGTGTAGCAG ATTTCCAGACTGTGATGAGTCTTACCCCCGAACAATAGACCTGCTCCCGAGCAGTGACGGGACGGAGGAATCTCCCTCATCAGTTCAGCGGGACTATGGCTTCTGGTGCCCACGAGAGCTGAAGATTGAACCTGATTTGGGCTACTCGTTCATGGGCGTGCGTGACTGCTCACCTCCCTGCCCGAACATGTACTTCCGTGAAGACGAGCTCATCTTCGCCCGCTATTTCATTGGCGTTGTCTCTATAGTCTGCCTGTCGGCGACGCTCTTCACTTTCCTGACCTTCCTCATCGATGTCGGGCGCTTCCGTTACCCTGAGCGGCCCATCATTTTCTACGCGGTCTGCTACATGATGGTATCCCTAGTCTTCTTCCTGGGCTTCCTGCTGGAGGATCGCGTGTCATGCAACGCAGCAAGCCCGGGTCGTTTCCGCGCCTCCACCGTCACCCAGGGCTCTCACAACAAGGCCTGCACGCTGCTCTTCATGACGCTGTACTTCTTCACCATGGCTGGAAGCGTTTGGTGGGTCATCCTCACCATCACCTGGTTCCTGGCGGCCGTTCCCAAATGGGGAAGTGAAGCTATCGAGAAGAAGGCTTTGCTGTTCCATGCGGTGGCTTGGGGCATCCCGGGAGCCCTTACCATCACCCTCATGGCTATGAACAAAATAGAAGGTGACAGCATGAGCGGCGTTTGTTTCGTGGGGCTCTATGACCTCATGGCCTTGCGCTGGTTTCTCTTGGTGCCTCTCGCATTGGATGTGGTCGTAGGCGTGGTGCTGCTGTTAGCGGGTATTGCAGCGCTGAATAGGGTCCGGATGGAGATTCCTCTGGAGAAGGAGAACCAGGACAAACTGGTGAAGTTCATGATCCGGATCGGCGTGTTCTCCGTCCTGTATCTGGTGCCTCTGCTGACAGTCATTGGATGCTATCTGTATGAGCAGAGCCACAGATCAGTTTGGGAGACCACCTGGGTACAGGAGCGCTGTAGAGAGTATCACATCCCCTGCCCGTTTAAG GTGGAACAGACAAGCAGGCCAGATATCGCCTTGTTCCTCATCAAGTACCTGATGATGCTGGTGGTGGGAATCCCGTCAGTGTTTTGGGTCGGCAGTAAAAAGACCTGCTTCGAGTGGGCCAGTTTCTTCAATGGGCATCGCAGAAAAGA CAGCACAGTGCACGAAAGCAGACAGGTGCTACAGGAGCCCGACTTCACCCAGCTCCTCCTCAGGGACCCCAACACCCCAGTGGTGAGGAAGTCTAGAGGCACCTCAACGCAGGGCACCTCCACCCACGCCTCCTCCACGCACCTTGCCATGTTGGACGAGCCCCCCAGTGCCAGCACCAGCCGCGCGGGCAGCATGCGCAGCAAATCAAGCAGCTTCCACGGCAGCCTGCACCGCTCCAGAGATGGCAG GTACACAGCTTGCAGTTATCGTGGTGTTGAGGAACGCACCCCACGCCTCGATGATCCGCTCCAGCACTGCAGCGTCAACCGTCTCAACAGCCATTCACGGCACGGCAGTCTGCAGCGCCTGGAGAGCCAATCACGGCACAGCAGTGTGCGAGACCTCACCATCACAGCACAGGCCATCCAAAGCAGCCCTGGCAATGGCATTCACCGCGTTGTAGGGGAGGATGCGACCATGGCGTGA